The following proteins are co-located in the Gordonia polyisoprenivorans genome:
- a CDS encoding class II fumarate hydratase, with amino-acid sequence MTEQQYRIEHDTMGEVKVPVDALWRAQTQRAVENFPISHRPLERTQIRAMGLLKAACAQVNKDLGLLDAVKADAIIAAAKEIADGRHDDQFPIDVFQTGSGTSSNMNTNEVIASIAKAAGVEVHPNDHVNMSQSSNDTFPTATHVAATEAAVSDLIPALDHLRLALLEKSNEWREVVKSGRTHLMDAVPVTLGQEFGGYARQVEAGIERITSTLPRVGELPIGGTAVGTGLNAPAGFGTKVVAELRKLTDVDALSLAKDNFEAQAARDGLVELSGQLKTVAVSLTKIANDVRWMGSGPLTGLGEIQLPDLQPGSSIMPGKVNPVLPEAVTQVAAQVVGNDAAVTWGGGNGAFELNVYIPMMARNVLESLKLLANVSRLFADRCISGLVAHEERLKTLAESSPSIVTPLNSAIGYEEAAAVAKQALKEGKTIRQTVIDRGLIGDKLSEAELDKRLDVLKMANLDRER; translated from the coding sequence ATGACCGAGCAGCAGTACCGCATCGAGCACGACACCATGGGCGAGGTGAAAGTCCCCGTCGACGCGCTGTGGCGGGCCCAGACCCAGCGCGCCGTCGAGAACTTCCCGATCAGCCACCGCCCACTCGAGCGCACCCAGATCCGGGCGATGGGACTGCTCAAGGCGGCGTGCGCGCAGGTCAACAAGGATCTCGGGCTACTCGATGCGGTGAAGGCCGACGCCATCATCGCCGCGGCCAAGGAAATCGCCGACGGCCGCCACGACGACCAGTTCCCCATCGACGTGTTCCAGACCGGCTCGGGCACCAGCTCCAACATGAACACCAACGAGGTCATCGCCTCGATCGCCAAGGCGGCCGGCGTCGAGGTCCATCCCAACGACCACGTCAACATGTCGCAGTCGTCCAACGACACCTTCCCGACCGCCACCCACGTCGCGGCCACCGAGGCCGCCGTCAGCGATCTGATCCCGGCGCTCGATCATCTCCGGTTGGCATTGTTGGAGAAGTCGAACGAGTGGCGTGAGGTCGTCAAGAGCGGTCGCACCCACCTGATGGATGCGGTACCGGTGACCCTGGGCCAGGAGTTCGGCGGTTATGCCCGCCAGGTCGAGGCCGGTATCGAGCGCATCACCTCGACACTCCCCCGGGTCGGCGAACTGCCGATCGGCGGGACGGCCGTCGGCACCGGACTCAATGCGCCGGCCGGCTTCGGCACCAAGGTCGTCGCCGAACTGCGCAAGCTCACCGACGTCGACGCCCTCTCGCTCGCCAAGGACAACTTCGAGGCGCAGGCCGCCCGGGACGGGCTGGTCGAACTGTCGGGTCAGCTGAAGACGGTCGCGGTGTCGCTGACCAAGATCGCCAACGACGTCCGCTGGATGGGGTCGGGCCCGCTCACCGGCCTCGGCGAAATCCAGCTGCCCGACCTGCAGCCCGGCAGCTCGATCATGCCCGGCAAGGTCAATCCCGTTCTGCCCGAGGCGGTCACCCAGGTCGCCGCGCAGGTCGTCGGCAACGACGCCGCGGTCACCTGGGGTGGCGGCAACGGCGCCTTCGAGCTGAACGTGTACATCCCGATGATGGCGCGCAACGTGCTGGAGTCGCTGAAGTTGCTGGCCAACGTGTCCCGACTGTTCGCCGACCGCTGCATCTCCGGCCTCGTCGCCCACGAGGAGCGTCTCAAGACGCTTGCCGAGAGTTCTCCGTCGATCGTCACCCCGCTCAACTCGGCGATCGGATACGAGGAGGCGGCGGCGGTCGCCAAACAAGCCCTCAAGGAGGGCAAGACGATTCGGCAGACCGTCATCGATCGCGGCCTCATCGGCGACAAGCTCAGCGAGGCCGAGCTCGACAAGCGGCTCGACGTGCTGAAGATGGCGAATCTCGACCGCGAACGCTGA